Part of the Streptomyces sp. WMMC500 genome is shown below.
GACCCGGTCCGGGGCGCTCAGGCTGTTGGCGGCCAGCACGTCGTCCGCGTCTGCGCCCAGGTCGCGGACCTCGGCCACGGCGGGAAGGCCGCCGGGGTCGTCGTCGCGGACGACGCGGGCCGGCAGCGCCCTGTCGCGGTGGCGGTTGACGACCGCGAGGTGGAGGCGGCGGCCGTCGGCCGACAGCGAGGCGCTCGCGTCGAGGTCGGCCACGACGCCGGGACGGGTGGCGAAGGTGCCGTCCGGCTCGCGGCTGTCGCCCTGGCGGACGGCCGCGGTGCGGGCCGGTCCCTCGACCGTGGTCGGCAGCGCCACCGGTCCTGTGTGGTTCTGGTACAGGTCCCACACGTGGTACGAGGCGGACTTCACCGCACCGCCCGGCCGGGCCACCACCAGCCCGTTCGCATTGACCAGGTTGACCGTGTCGGCCATCGTCACCGGCACGGGCAGCGCGCACGTGCGGTGCAGGGTGTGGAACACGCCCGCGTAGAAGAGGGCGTCTGCCAGCGTGCGGGGGCTGTACCGGTCGACGCGCAGCCGCTCGGGTCCGCTCGGTGCCGGACCGTCCGGCAGCTCGCGTGCGGCCGTACCGCCGTCGGCGCCGGGGCGGGGCTCGGGCCAGTCGGCGGGCTCCAGATGGCGGATGTTCCACTCGTCGAGGGCCAGCGCCGGCGGGCGCTCAAGACCGGCCTCGGCGGAGAGGTCCGCCACCAGGTGCGCGTAGTCCTGGATGCGCTGCTCGAAGTAGAGCGGCTGGGCGACGACCGCCTCGTAGTCGTCGTCGCCGTGCCGGGCGGTGTACGGGTGGGTGCTGGCGGCGTAGAGGTGCAGGGAGAGGTAGTCGATCAGCGGCCCGGCCTGTTGCAGTACGGGCCGTGTCCACTCCTCCTGCTGCCAGGGGCTGCCGCAGGCGATCAGCTTGATCGCCGGGTCCACCAGGCGCATGAAGCGGGCGTGCTCGCGGGCCGCGGCGGCGTACTCGCCGGCCGGGCGGTGGCCCATCTGCCACGGGCCGTAGGGCTCGTTGCCGAGGCCCCAGTAGCGCACGCCGTACGGCTCCGGGTGGCCGTTCTCCTTACGGAGACGGGTGTAGGCGGTGTCGCCGGCGTAGTTGGTGTACTCCACCCAGCGCACCGCGTCGTCCACGCTGCGGCAGCCGTGCACCAGGAACGGCTCGGCGCCCACGTCCGCGCACCAGGCGAGGAACTCGTCGGTGCCGAAGCGGTTCGACTCCTCGCCGCCCCAGGC
Proteins encoded:
- a CDS encoding alpha-L-arabinofuranosidase C-terminal domain-containing protein; this encodes MTTGREEGAAVAVQAVIGIDTRHPAGRIERDIYGHFLESAFFGNIEGGVFDEDSPLSAPGPGVRAGFREDVLALCRELGIPHVRWPGGNFTSPYRWEDGIGDRAARPRRLELAWGGEESNRFGTDEFLAWCADVGAEPFLVHGCRSVDDAVRWVEYTNYAGDTAYTRLRKENGHPEPYGVRYWGLGNEPYGPWQMGHRPAGEYAAAAREHARFMRLVDPAIKLIACGSPWQQEEWTRPVLQQAGPLIDYLSLHLYAASTHPYTARHGDDDYEAVVAQPLYFEQRIQDYAHLVADLSAEAGLERPPALALDEWNIRHLEPADWPEPRPGADGGTAARELPDGPAPSGPERLRVDRYSPRTLADALFYAGVFHTLHRTCALPVPVTMADTVNLVNANGLVVARPGGAVKSASYHVWDLYQNHTGPVALPTTVEGPARTAAVRQGDSREPDGTFATRPGVVADLDASASLSADGRRLHLAVVNRHRDRALPARVVRDDDPGGLPAVAEVRDLGADADDVLAANSLSAPDRVAVRHRPAVRTPDGRYTFPAHSVTVLAFDLG